A genomic segment from Sparus aurata chromosome 10, fSpaAur1.1, whole genome shotgun sequence encodes:
- the LOC115589153 gene encoding uncharacterized protein LOC115589153 — MKSFTLMTSLLLCSLSWISVSGSESHNVGVRTGDEVTLLCSNLSTIKTQTDWFRVVNRTKPHCISSMYESDGEVSFCDGFQNGKFEMSSNVSTVFLKIKQVDLSDTGLYFCGFYIRTHTVISTATYLNVQGDSLDDGGSFHTLREERDRMANIMCLILGGLTVLLTIFSIALAVKIRKLQTAVNEGEQPGENKNMGSDDLHYAAVRFQAKPKRNRRPASEREMEPHVVYAATR; from the exons ATGAAGAGCTTCACCTTAATGACATCTTTACTTCTCTGTAGCCTCA gCTGGatctctgtctcaggttctgagTCTCACAATGTGGGGGTTCGGACTGGTGATGAAGTCACACTGCTGTGCTCCAACCTCTCCACAATTAAAACTCAGACAGACTGGTTCAGAGTGGTCAACAGAACCAAGCCCCACTGTATCTCCTCTATGTACGAGTCTGATGGCGAAGTTTCATTCTGTgatggatttcaaaatggaaaaTTTGAAATGAGCTCCAACGTCTCCACTGTTTTCCTCAAAATCAAGCAAGTGGATTTATCTGACACCGGATTGTATTTCTGTGGATTTTACATAAGAACACATACAGTCATTTCTACTGCAACATACTTAAACGTTCAAG gtgatAGTTTGGATGATGGAGGCAGTTTTCACACTCTAC gagaggagagggataGAATGGCAAACATAATGTGTTTGATCCTGGGCGGTCTGACTGTCCTCCTCACTATATTCAGCATTGCTCTGGCTGTAAAAATCAGGAAACTTCAGACAG CCGTGAATGAAGGGGAGCAGCCTGGAGAAAACAAG AATATGGGCTCAGATGACCTGCACTACGCAGCAGTACGCTTCCAGGCTAAACCCAAAAGAAACCGCAGGCCTgcatcagagagagagatggagccaCATGTTGTGTACGCTGCCACCAGATAG